A stretch of the Glycine soja cultivar W05 chromosome 13, ASM419377v2, whole genome shotgun sequence genome encodes the following:
- the LOC114382007 gene encoding NAD kinase 2, chloroplastic-like, with protein MYRHGILGGHDRSSVTSYQCFFKPPPSLGLGLGLGFEFRRKGRRLRRHLNLVISAQLSNSFSLSFGLDSQNLNSFQSNDPSQLSWMGPVPGDIAEVEAFCRIFRNSERLHSALMDALCNPLTGECSVSYEVPSDEKPQLEDKIVSVLGCMISLVNKGREDILSGRSSIMNSFRAAEVSTTEDKLPPLALFRSEMKRCSESLHVALENYLIADDDRSLNVWRKLQRLKNVCYDSGFPRGEGCPCHTLFANWSPVYLSASKDESESKDTEPAFWTGGQVTEEGLKWLLDKGYKTIIDLRAETVKDNFCQAALQDAISSGRIELVKIPVEVRTAPTMEQVVKFASYVSDCSKRPIYLHSKEGVLRTSSMVSRWRQYMTRSSSQIVSNPPVTPYDMLSRNTNGSAKPQDSSVTAERSSLEKDINSLQESLNTTHSSVGTFDRSTSQKKHNGKPLGTTALSEVSTDNGELSEATAANEEGSFPSDFRKINPLEAQVPPCDIFSKREMSKFLGSRKISPPSYVNYQIRRSECSLQPRNMNITRLQGGVNVSSSDNPKPKSLGPESSNGSAHVDHPSREFQIAVSSNRKVVNGSTCSSVRTTVNEFSEREMPYMTNANASIIVKDDFDNVTTTSQRIEDHMVKDRLALNDDDLGSIEGDMCASSTGVVRVQSRKKAEMFLVRTDGFSCTREKVTESSLAFTHPSTQQQMLMWKSMPKNVLLLKKLGEELMEEAKMVASFLYHQEKMNVLVEPDVHDIFARIPGFGFVQTFYSQDTSDLHEKVDFVACLGGDGVILHASNLFRDAVPPIVSFNLGSLGFLTSHDFEDYKQDLRQVIHGNNTRDGVYITLRMRLRCEIFRKGKAMPGKVFDILNEVVVDRGSNPYLSKIECYEHDRLITKVQGDGVIVATPTGSTAYSTAAGGSMVHPNVPCILFTPICPHSLSFRPVILPDSAQLELKIPEDARSNAWVSFDGKRRQQLSRGDSVRISMSQHPLPTVNKFDQTGDWFSSLIRCLNWNERLDQKAL; from the exons ATGTATCGACATGGCATTCTCGGCGGACATGACCGCAGCTCTGTCACCTCGTACCAGTGTTTCTTCAAGCCCCCTCCCTCATTGGGCCTGGGCCTGGGCCTGGGCTTTGAGTTTCGGAGGAAGGGAAGAAGACTCCGTAGACACCTCAACTTGGTCATCAGCGCTCAACTTTCCAACTCTTTTTCCTTGAGTTTCGGTCTCGACTCTCAg AACTTGAATTCCTTCCAGTCCAATGATCCATCACAGTTGTCTTGGATGGGTCCAGTTCCAGGCGATATTGCTGAAGTTGAGGCATTTTGTAGGATCTTTAGGAATTCAGAAAGGCTTCATTCTGCATTAATGGATGCATTATGTAACCCATTGACTGGTGAATGTAGCGTCTCATATGAGGTTCCATCAGATGAGAAACCTCAACTAGAGGATAAAATAGTTTCTGTCCTTGGATGTATGATATCCCTTGTGAACAAAGGTAGAGAGGATATTCTTTCTGGAAGATCCTCAATTATGAATTCCTTTCGTGCTGCAGAGGTTAGCACAACAGAGGATAAGCTCCCCCCGCTTGCCCTTTTCAGGAGTGAGATGAAAAGATGTTCTGAGAGCTTACATGTTGCTCTTGAGAACTATTTAATAGCTGATGATGATCGAAGCTTAAATGTATGGAGAAAACTTCAAAGACTGAAGAATGTCTGCTATGATTCTGGTTTTCCTCGTGGGGAGGGTTGTCCTTGTCACACACTATTTGCAAATTGGAGTCCTGTATATTTATCTGCTTCTAAAGATGAGTCGGAATCCAAAGACACAGAGCCAGCCTTTTGGACTGGTGGTCAGGTAACAGAAGAAGGCCTAAAGTGGTTACTGGATAAAGGATATAAAACTATTATAGATCTCAGAGCAGAGACTGTAAAAGATAACTTCTGTCAAGCGGCTCTGCAAGATGCTATTTCATCTGGAAGAATTGAATTGGTAAAAATCCCGGTTGAAGTTAGGACTGCACCTACAATGGAACAGGTTGTGAAGTTTGCATCTTATGTTTCAGATTGCAGCAAAAGGCCTATCTATCTTCACAGCAAGGAAGGAGTTTTGCGAACATCTTCCATGGTCTCCCGGTGGAGGCAGTACATGACTCGATCTTCATCACAGATTGTTTCTAATCCACCAGTTACACCCTATGACATGTTATCTCGTAATACAAATGGTTCTGCAAAACCTCAGGACTCTTCAGTGACTGCAGAGAGATCCTCCCTGGAAAAGGATATCAATTCATTGCAAGAGAGTTTGAACACAACACATAGTTCTGTTGGAACATTTGACAGAAGTACCTCCCAAAAGAAGCATAATGGTAAACCACTAGGTACTACAGCCTTGAGTGAAGTTTCTACTGATAATGGGGAATTATCAGAAGCCACTGCTGCTAATGAGGAAGGATCTTTTCCAAGTGACTTCAGAAAAATTAACCCTTTAGAAGCTCAAGTTCCTCCTTGTGATATCTTTTCCAAAAGAGAGATGTCGAAATTTttgggaagccggaagatctCACCACCCTCTTATGTCAATTATCAGATTAGAAGGTCAGAATGCTCTCTGCAACCAAGGAACATGAATATCACAAGACTACAGGGAGGTGTGAATGTCAGCAGTAGTGACAATCCCAAACCTAAAAGTTTAGGTCCAGAAAGTTCAAATGGTTCAGCCCATGTGGATCATCCATCTAGAGAGTTCCAGATTGCAGTTAGCAGCAATAGGAAGGTAGTGAACGGGAGTACCTGTAGTTCTGTTAGGACAACAGTAAATGAATTTAGTGAACGGGAAATGCCTTACATGACTAATGCCAATGCTTCCATCATTGTGAAGGATGATTTTGATAATGTCACAACTACCTCTCAAAGGATTGAAGATCATATGGTTAAGGATAGGTTAGCCTTAAATGATGACGACTTGGGATCCATTGAAGGAGATATGTGTGCTTCTTCAACAGGAGTTGTAAGAGTGCAATCAAGAAAGAAAGCTGAGATGTTCCTAGTTCGAACAGATGGATTTTCTTGTACCAGAGAAAAAGTGACTGAATCTTCTTTGGCTTTCACTCATCCTAGCACCCAGCAGCAGATGCTTATGTGGAAGTCTATGCCAAAGAATGTGTTATTGTTGAAAAAGCTGGGGGAAGAACTAATGGAAGAAGCAAAAATG GTTGCTTCTTTTCTTTATCACCAAGAGAAAATGAATGTTCTTGTGGAACCTGATGTGCATGACATATTTGCTAGAATTCCAGGCTTTGGATTTGTTCAGACCTTCTATAGTCAAGATACCAG TGATCTACATGAGAAAGTCGATTTTGTGGCATGCTTGGGTGGAGATGGCGTTATACTGCATGCGTCAAATCTATTCAGAGATGCTGTTCCCCCTATTGTGTCATTTAACCTTGGCTCCCTTGGTTTTCTGACTTCTCATGAT TTTGAAGATTACAAGCAAGACCTACGACAAGTCATCCATGGAAATAATACACGAGATGGTGTGTATATTACTCTTAGAATGCGCCTCCGATGTGAAATTTTTCGTAAAGGTAAAGCAATGCCAGGGAAAGTATTTGACATCCtcaatgaggttgttgttgatcGGGGTTCTAATCCATACCTTTCAAAGATTGAATGCTATGAACATGATCGACTTATAACCAAA GTACAAGGTGATGGAGTCATTGTGGCCACCCCTACAGGAAGTACTGCCTATTCTACAGCTGCCGGAGGTTCCATG GTCCATCCTAATGTCCCTTGCATACTGTTTACCCCAATCTGTCCACATTCACTCTCATTTAGGCCAGTTATACTTCCAGATTCTGCTCAACTAGAATTAAAG ATTCCGGAAGATGCTAGAAGTAATGCCTGGGTTTCATTTGATGGGAAGAGAAGGCAGCAACTCTCGAGAGGCGATTCTGTCCGAATATCGATGAGCCAGCATCCCCTTCCAACTGTTAACAAGTTTGACCAAACGGGTGATTGGTTCAGTAGCTTGATTCGCTGCCTAAATTGGAATGAGAGGCTTGATCAAAAGGCTCTGTGA